The following coding sequences are from one Musa acuminata AAA Group cultivar baxijiao chromosome BXJ2-4, Cavendish_Baxijiao_AAA, whole genome shotgun sequence window:
- the LOC103983268 gene encoding fumarylacetoacetase has translation MGLRSFVEVFPDSHFPLENLPYGVFRPTSTARGDGSRPAPRPGVAIGDFVLDLSVISAAGLFDGPILKDSPCFLQPSLNMFVGMGRPAWKEARLTLQRLLSAEDPTLRDNTSLREKSLLNMNEVEMLLPTVIGDYTDFFSSMHHAKNCGTIFRGPENPIPVNWFHLPIAYHGRASSVVISGTDIIRPRGQGYPTEKSPPYFGPTQKLDFELEMAAIVGPGNELGKPINVDDAADHIFGLVLMNDWSARDIQAWEYVPLGPFLGKSFGTTISPWIVTLDALEPFACDGPKQDPQPLPYLAESKHINYDIPLEVWIKPAGHEHPVIVTRSNFNNLYWTLTQQLAHHTINGCNLRPGDLLGTGTISGPEAESLGCLLELTWNGQKPLNLIGAARKFLEDGDEVFFTACCKGKDYNVGFGSCTGKVLPAIP, from the exons atgggactGAGGTCGTTCGTCGAGGTGTTTCCCGACTCCCACTTCCCGCTCGAAAACCTCCCCTACGGCGTCTTCCGCCCCACTTCCACAGCCAGGGGCGATGGATCCCGTCCGGCACCTCGCCCCGGCGTCGCCATCGGCGATTTCGTCCTCGACCTCTCGGTTATCTCTGCTGCTGGTCTCTTCGATGGCCCCATCCTCAAGGACTCACCATGCTTCCTCCAG CCTTCTCTTAACATGTTCGTAGGAATGGGAAGACCTGCGTGGAAGGAGGCTAGGTTGACTTTACAAAGACTTCTGTCAG CTGAAGACCCAACACTACGTGACAATACTAGTTTAAGGGAGAAGTCCCTTCTGAATATG AATGAGGTGGAGATGCTTCTTCCTACTGTAATTGGAGATTATACAGACTTCTTTTCTTCCATGCATCATGCAAAGAACTGTGGGACCATATTTCGAGGACCAGAGAACCCAATTCCAGTCAACTG GTTTCACCTTCCTATAGCTTATCATGGGCGGGCGTCTTCTGTTGTAATTTCTGGTACAGATATCATTCGCCCAAG AGGACAAGGATATCCAACGGAAAAGTCTCCACCTTATTTTGGACCAACACAAAAGCTGGACTTTGAGCTTGAAATG GCTGCCATAGTTGGTCCAGGAAATGAATTGGGCAAACCGATCAATGTTGATGATGCAGCAGATCATATATTTGGACTTGTACTGATGAATGATTGGAGTG CCAGGGATATCCAAGCATGGGAATATGTTCCTCTTGGGCCTTTTCTTGGAAAGAGTTTTG GTACAACAATATCGCCCTGGATTGTGACACTAGATGCTCTTGAACCTTTTGCTTGTGATGGTCCAAAGCAG GATCCTCAGCCCTTGCCGTACTTGGCAGAGTCTAAGCATATAAACTACGATATTCCTCTCGAG GTATGGATCAAACCTGCAGGGCATGAACATCCAGTGATCGTCACAAGGAGCAATTTCAATAATTT GTATTGGACACTAACTCAACAACTAGCACACCACACTATCAATGGGTGCAATTTACGACCTGGTGACCTACTTGGAACTGGGACCATCAGTGGACCT GAAGCAGAATCCCTTGGATGCTTGCTGGAGTTAACTTGGAATGGACAAAAGCCACTTAACCTGATTGGTGCAGCTCGCAAATTTTTGGAGGATGGAGATGAAGTCTTTTTCACAGCTTGTTGCAAG GGGAAGGATTATAACGTGGGATTCGGATCATGTACCGGGAAGGTTCTGCCAGCTATTCCGTGA